In a genomic window of Variovorax paradoxus:
- a CDS encoding VWA domain-containing protein: protein MSLDIPDPLQRWRLLLGDPAERACGGLSAEAQAADAALDWLYGRDGDRAERGERSAGLGPSALSTPDWINAIHTLFPKEVIERLEQDAVERYGIDEVVTNLEVLERIEPSESLLRAVLHTKHLMNPEVLAAARKLVAEVVRRIMEKLATEVRQAFSGSRDRRRRSRMKVARNFDFKQTLAANLHRYDPQRRKLYVERPVFISRTKRHAEPWDIILLIDQSGSMVDSVIHSAVMAACLWQLPGMRTRLVAFDTAVVDLTADVSDPVELLMKVQLGGGTDIAKAVAYAQSLVANPAKTIVVLVSDFYEGGSPYELVRRVKALVEAGAKVLGLAALDAKAEPSYDREMAARLVREGAQIGAMTPGQLAGWLAEKVQA, encoded by the coding sequence ATGAGCCTCGACATCCCCGATCCGCTGCAGCGCTGGCGCCTGCTGCTCGGCGATCCGGCCGAGCGGGCCTGCGGCGGCCTGAGCGCCGAGGCGCAGGCGGCCGACGCCGCGCTCGACTGGCTCTACGGCCGCGACGGCGACCGCGCCGAGCGCGGCGAACGCAGCGCCGGCCTCGGGCCCTCGGCGCTCAGCACGCCCGACTGGATCAACGCCATCCACACGCTGTTTCCCAAGGAGGTGATCGAGCGGCTCGAGCAGGACGCGGTGGAGCGCTACGGCATCGACGAGGTGGTGACCAACCTCGAGGTGCTCGAGCGCATCGAGCCTTCGGAATCGCTGCTGCGGGCCGTGCTGCACACCAAGCACCTGATGAACCCCGAGGTGCTCGCGGCCGCGCGCAAGCTGGTGGCCGAGGTGGTGCGGCGCATCATGGAGAAGCTCGCGACCGAGGTGCGGCAGGCCTTCAGCGGCAGCCGCGACCGGCGCCGGCGCTCGCGCATGAAGGTGGCGCGCAACTTCGACTTCAAGCAGACGCTGGCGGCCAACCTGCACCGCTACGACCCGCAGCGGCGCAAGCTCTACGTCGAGCGGCCGGTGTTCATCAGCCGCACCAAGCGCCATGCCGAGCCCTGGGACATCATCCTGCTGATCGACCAGAGCGGCTCGATGGTCGACTCGGTGATCCACAGCGCGGTGATGGCCGCCTGCCTCTGGCAACTGCCCGGCATGCGCACGCGGCTGGTGGCCTTCGACACCGCGGTGGTCGACCTCACGGCCGACGTGTCGGACCCGGTCGAGCTGCTGATGAAGGTGCAACTCGGTGGCGGCACCGACATCGCCAAGGCGGTGGCCTATGCGCAGTCGCTGGTGGCCAATCCCGCGAAGACCATCGTGGTGCTGGTCAGCGACTTCTACGAGGGCGGCAGCCCCTACGAGCTGGTGCGCCGCGTGAAGGCGCTGGTGGAGGCCGGCGCCAAGGTGCTGGGCCTGGCCGCGCTCGATGCGAAGGCCGAGCCGAGCTACGACCGCGAGATGGCCGCGCGGCTGGTGCGCGAGGGCGCGCAGATCGGCGCCATGACGCCGGGCCAGCTCGCGGGCTGGCTGGCCGAGAAGGTGCAGGCATGA